A region from the Canis lupus familiaris isolate Mischka breed German Shepherd chromosome 3, alternate assembly UU_Cfam_GSD_1.0, whole genome shotgun sequence genome encodes:
- the RHCG gene encoding ammonium transporter Rh type C, protein MVWNTNLRWRLPVTCLLLQVALVVLFGVFVRYDMDADPHWIDKKEAENSTSDMENEFYYRYPSFQDVHVMIFVGFGFLMTFLQRYGYSSVGFNFLLAAFGIQWALLLQGWFHSYYRGYIRVGVENLINADFCVGSVCVAFGAVLGKVSPVQLLIMTLFQVTLFSVNEFILLNLLEVKDAGGSMTIHTFGAYFGLTVTWILYRPGLHQSKERQSSVYHSDLFAMIGTLFLWMYWPSFNSAVSNHGDAQHRAAINTYCSLAACVLTSVALSSALHKKGKLDMVHIQNATLAGGVAVGTAAEMMLMPYGSLIVGFICGIVSTLGFVYLTPFLESRLRVQDTCGIHNLHGIPGIIGAIVGAVTASCANTDVYGVNGLTQAFGFDGFKTNRTPSMQGKFQAAGLFVSLAMALVGGIIVGIILKLPFWGQPADENCFEDAIYWEMPEEPKSTVLHPEDSTLKPSEP, encoded by the exons ATGGTCTGGAACACCAATCTCCGCTGGCGGCTGCCGGTCACCTGCCTGCTCCTGCAGGTGGCTCTGGTGGTCCTGTTCGGCGTGTTTGTGCGCTATGACATGGATGCCGATCCCCACTGGATCGACAAGAAGGAGGCTGAGAACTCCACCAGCGACATGGAGAATGAATTCTACTACCGCTACCCGA GCTTCCAAGATGTGCACGTGATGATCTTCGTGGGCTTCGGCTTCCTCATGACTTTCCTGCAGCGCTACGGTTACAGCTCCGTGGGCTTCAACTTCCTGCTGGCAGCCTTCGGCATCCAGTGGGCGCTGCTCCTGCAGGGCTGGTTCCACTCCTACTACCGGGGCTACATTCGCGTGGGCGTGGAAAA CCTCATCAATGCGGACTTCTGCGTGGGCTCTGTCTGTGTGGCCTTCGGGGCAGTTCTGGGCAAAGTCAGCCCTGTTCAGCTACTCATCATGACTCTCTTCCAAGTGACCCTTTTTTCGGTGAATGAGTTTATCCTCCTCAATCTGCTAGAG GTGAAGGATGCAGGGGGCTCTATGACTATCCACACATTTGGCGCCTACTTTGGGCTCACAGTGACCTGGATCCTCTACCGACCCGGCCTACATCAGAGCAAGGAGAGGCAGAGCTCTGTGTACCACTCGGACCTCTTTGCCATGATTG GCACCCTCTTCCTGTGGATGTACTGGCCCAGCTTCAACTCAGCTGTGTCCAATCACGGAGACGCCCAGCACCGAGCTGCCATCAACACCTACTGCTCCTTGGCAGCCTGCGTGCTCACCTCAGTGGCACTATCTAGTGCCTTGCACAAGAAAGGCAAGCTGGACATG gTGCATATCCAGAATGCCACGCTTGCAGGAGGGGTGGCCGTGGGGACGGCGGCTGAAATGATGCTCATGCCTTATGGCTCCCTCATCGTTGGCTTCATCTGCGGCATTGTCTCCACCCTGGGTTTTGTGTACCTGACG CCATTCCTGGAGTCCCGGCTGCGGGTCCAGGACACATGTGGCATTCACAACCTGCATGGCATCCCCGGCATCATCGGCGCTATCGTAGGTGCTGTGACAGCATCCTGTGCCAACACTGATGTGTATGGAGTAAATGG GCTTACCCAAGCCTTTGGCTTTGATGGATTCAAGACTAACCGGACCCCAAGCATGCAGGGCAAGTTTCAGGCTGCTGGACTCTTTGTGTCCCTGGCCATGGCCCTGGTGGGCGGCATCATCGTGG GGATTATTTTGAAATTACCGTTCTGGGGACAACCTGCTGATGAGAACTGCTTTGAGGATGCGATCTACTGGGAG ATGCCTGAGGAGCCGAAAAGCACGGTCTTACATCCTGAGGACTCTACCCTCAAGCCCTCAGAACCTTAA